A section of the Euzebya rosea genome encodes:
- a CDS encoding right-handed parallel beta-helix repeat-containing protein has translation MRADDRPVVRLEVGDDFAAAVRAHPPGTTYVIAAGLHRGQVVVPDRGDTFLGEPGAVVSGSVVLPTDGFRRNGSVWVLDGRTEWPFTHNGALHGVTEEGASRAASNHDLWWDDVRLDHVETRGSVDASGEWYFDYDADQLVVFDDPSTARDLELAVLEEFISSEASDVTIRNLELERFATPAQHGVIQAEGARWHISDVIIREAHGAGVSLDDRSILERATVIGNGQLGVEATLGTDVVVRDSVIADNGQLDYLWSWERGGLKFKETSGAVVQGNHVHGNRGPGIWFDLGNEDVLIDGNLVEGNTVAGIFYEISFSATISDNVVLDNGREEQLSNLGSGIFVSISSDVLVEGNETAGNHQEIVAVHADRAEEIGPGYAVERLVVRDNHVTLGRDGAVGLWVDTMESVFFSDRGNVFEDNTYVVDGCDRCFQWDNELMDYAAWQAAGNDLAGVLEEER, from the coding sequence GTGCGTGCCGATGACCGCCCCGTGGTTCGGCTCGAGGTGGGCGACGACTTCGCCGCGGCAGTCCGCGCCCACCCCCCGGGGACGACGTACGTGATCGCCGCGGGACTCCACCGTGGACAGGTCGTGGTGCCCGACAGGGGTGACACCTTCCTCGGCGAACCGGGCGCGGTCGTCAGCGGCAGCGTGGTCCTTCCCACCGACGGCTTCCGCCGGAACGGGTCGGTATGGGTCCTCGACGGTCGAACCGAGTGGCCGTTCACCCACAACGGCGCGCTGCACGGCGTCACGGAGGAGGGGGCCAGCCGGGCGGCCTCGAACCACGACCTCTGGTGGGACGACGTCCGCCTCGACCACGTCGAGACGAGGGGATCGGTCGACGCGAGCGGCGAGTGGTACTTCGACTACGACGCCGACCAGCTGGTCGTCTTCGACGATCCCTCCACCGCTCGTGACCTGGAGCTGGCCGTCCTCGAGGAGTTCATCAGCTCGGAGGCATCGGACGTCACCATCCGCAACCTCGAGCTCGAGCGCTTCGCCACCCCCGCCCAGCACGGCGTCATCCAGGCCGAGGGCGCTCGCTGGCACATCAGCGACGTCATCATCCGTGAGGCACACGGTGCGGGGGTCAGCCTGGACGACCGATCGATCCTCGAGCGAGCGACCGTCATCGGGAACGGCCAGCTCGGCGTCGAGGCGACGCTCGGGACCGACGTGGTCGTCCGCGACAGCGTCATCGCCGACAACGGCCAGCTCGACTACCTGTGGTCGTGGGAGCGGGGAGGGCTGAAGTTCAAGGAGACCAGCGGGGCCGTGGTCCAGGGCAACCACGTGCACGGCAACCGGGGGCCGGGCATCTGGTTCGACCTCGGCAACGAGGACGTCCTCATCGACGGGAACCTGGTGGAGGGCAACACCGTCGCTGGGATCTTCTACGAGATCTCGTTCAGCGCGACGATCAGCGACAACGTGGTCCTCGACAACGGTCGGGAGGAGCAGCTCAGCAACCTGGGGTCGGGGATCTTCGTCTCCATCTCCTCCGATGTCCTCGTCGAGGGCAACGAGACGGCGGGCAACCACCAGGAGATCGTCGCGGTGCACGCCGATCGGGCCGAGGAGATCGGTCCTGGCTACGCTGTCGAGCGCCTCGTCGTGCGCGACAACCACGTGACCCTGGGCCGCGACGGCGCGGTCGGGCTGTGGGTGGACACCATGGAGTCGGTGTTCTTCTCCGATCGGGGCAACGTCTTCGAGGACAACACCTACGTCGTGGACGGGTGTGACCGCTGCTTCCAGTGGGACAACGAGCTGATGGACTACGCGGCCTGGCAGGCCGCAGGCAACGACCTGGCCGGCGTGCTGGAGGAGGAACGGTAG
- a CDS encoding O-antigen ligase family protein, whose amino-acid sequence MLGLGVEVLAVLAGFALLGLFVLDLTLERQDVPWIFVCAIALAREMSDPLPAINAAGIAINGEDIILAVALLVVTGWLFRGMALQTPQTLMALAVLLVMMSVLRGAPEFGLPAAINEARETLYFLGAGLLGSFAPVGPKDRRRLMNGWLVLCGGLAALAILRWGIVFSGLPFRGHWYESEFAGLRVLDSNGALVLTIGFLMLLPRLLRGRATRLEQLAGGCFGVVVVLLQHRSVWLTLVAGTAYLVWDNRKRVSRTMVMSVGVGVVVFGLVSLLLVDFAALGEQAGRADATSDKTWQWRVSGWADLLEESGPVGPFEYLFGVPYGSGWERSVSAGFDVDVPPHNFYLEMLLRIGLVGILLVVAAGWMSARRLRHHELEVDDGYLNASVMLTILTIQALYSVPYNLGMEQGLLFGLAMAIWADPQRRMGRGLHLVRPGDSLVRR is encoded by the coding sequence ATGTTGGGACTCGGTGTCGAGGTGCTGGCGGTCCTCGCAGGGTTCGCCCTCCTCGGACTGTTCGTGCTGGACCTCACCCTGGAGCGACAGGACGTCCCGTGGATCTTCGTCTGTGCGATCGCCCTGGCCCGTGAGATGTCCGACCCGCTGCCGGCCATCAACGCCGCGGGGATCGCCATCAACGGCGAGGACATCATCCTGGCGGTTGCGCTGCTGGTCGTCACCGGATGGCTCTTCCGCGGCATGGCCCTCCAGACGCCGCAGACGCTCATGGCCCTCGCGGTACTCCTCGTGATGATGTCGGTCCTGCGCGGTGCGCCCGAGTTCGGGCTGCCGGCCGCCATCAACGAGGCCCGCGAGACGCTCTACTTCCTCGGCGCCGGACTGCTGGGCAGCTTCGCCCCCGTCGGCCCCAAGGACCGTCGGCGCCTGATGAACGGATGGCTCGTCCTGTGTGGTGGCCTGGCTGCGCTCGCGATCCTCCGATGGGGCATCGTCTTCAGCGGCCTGCCGTTCCGCGGGCACTGGTACGAGTCGGAGTTCGCGGGCCTCCGAGTGCTCGACAGCAACGGGGCGCTGGTCCTCACCATCGGGTTCCTCATGCTGCTGCCACGGCTGCTGCGAGGACGGGCGACGAGGTTGGAGCAGCTGGCGGGCGGATGCTTCGGCGTGGTCGTCGTGCTGCTCCAGCACCGTTCCGTGTGGCTCACACTGGTCGCGGGGACGGCGTACCTGGTGTGGGACAACCGCAAGCGTGTGTCCCGGACGATGGTGATGTCGGTGGGTGTCGGAGTCGTCGTGTTCGGGCTGGTCAGCCTCCTCCTCGTGGACTTCGCCGCCCTCGGTGAACAAGCAGGTCGGGCTGACGCCACCAGTGACAAGACATGGCAGTGGCGAGTCTCCGGCTGGGCCGACCTCCTCGAGGAGTCCGGCCCGGTGGGACCCTTCGAATACCTCTTCGGTGTTCCCTACGGATCCGGCTGGGAGCGGTCGGTGTCCGCGGGCTTCGACGTCGACGTACCCCCCCACAACTTCTACCTGGAGATGCTCCTGCGGATCGGGTTGGTCGGCATCCTGCTGGTCGTCGCGGCTGGCTGGATGTCGGCGCGGCGCCTCCGGCATCACGAGCTCGAGGTCGACGACGGCTACCTGAACGCATCGGTGATGCTCACCATCCTCACCATCCAGGCCCTCTACTCGGTGCCCTACAACCTGGGCATGGAGCAGGGCTTGCTGTTCGGGCTGGCGATGGCCATCTGGGCGGATCCGCAGCGGCGCATGGGACGGGGCCTGCACCTCGTGCGGCCGGGCGACAGCCTCGTCCGCCGCTGA
- a CDS encoding cell wall-binding repeat-containing protein, protein MTPSLQLRSFRAALVVLLVALIAVMVPVAPPADAQSTGWDVERFEADTGTGISTVVARRMWPDSDTVVMARADQFADALAAAPVAALLDAPLLLTDQYTMPRHVWEQIEHYSPSRVVVMGGSAAVGDTVVDELRGWGVTQIDRIQGPNRFATAAAALDFVRANGGNADPFVVRGEGAGHIGGWEDAVAVSQHAALLGAPILLSRQGDLPAETDAALAADAPDTITIVGGEAAVSRAVSDQLWARGDVSRLDGVSRYHTSLSVADATEAAGADLSTVWLVNGANWQDALVAGATAGTLGGVLLYVNPHVWSTSVGRDWILARTGHLDQVNIVGERGQLPTEVDFELTDLATPHAPWSPPAGVRITPGANAQAIVDANPPGTTYVFTAGEHRLTQVEPKDGDRFTGETGAVLLGAIDIDTSQAYQDGDGRWVVPGVTFEPPPPAAIAEAEEGREGELIQTDLFAGRTRLAHTGQRGSLTLPDQWHLDTANDVIVLGQDPATLGQLQLSVAPWAFWSTARDVEIDHLEIRRYATAAKVGAIDAHNGWAWNIHHVTVMESKSAGVRTGAGTRVADSRLAHNGQIGITGGDHLPDGSQAPVVLEGNEFAFNGEVGYRWDWEAGGAKMTNTVNSVFLQNWAHHNRGPGLWCDLDCNNPHWVSNLTEHNEFAGILVEETVTALVDSNVSRANGAFAFGDLGGGIWVSNSPDTEVRSNVLESNRFPIMANHNGIPSGEFGVLEIADLYVHSNDIRIDAYLPGLRVTTNEPERYERDDLVWESNVYRLREDRAEHFWWGRKVTVPEWTGQLRFDTDGRFLPVDATAMAPPAPFRTRPYGSG, encoded by the coding sequence ATGACGCCCTCTCTCCAGCTTCGTTCGTTCCGCGCTGCCCTCGTTGTCCTCCTCGTGGCCCTGATCGCCGTGATGGTCCCGGTGGCCCCACCTGCCGACGCCCAGTCCACCGGCTGGGACGTCGAACGCTTCGAGGCCGACACCGGGACCGGCATCAGCACGGTGGTCGCCCGCCGCATGTGGCCCGACTCCGACACCGTCGTCATGGCCCGTGCCGACCAGTTCGCCGACGCACTCGCGGCTGCGCCGGTCGCCGCCCTGCTGGATGCGCCACTGCTGCTGACCGACCAGTACACGATGCCACGCCACGTGTGGGAGCAGATCGAGCACTACAGCCCCAGCCGGGTCGTCGTCATGGGTGGCAGCGCTGCTGTCGGCGACACCGTCGTGGACGAGCTGCGCGGATGGGGCGTCACGCAGATCGACCGCATCCAGGGCCCCAACCGTTTCGCGACCGCGGCTGCCGCGCTGGACTTCGTCCGGGCCAACGGGGGCAACGCCGACCCCTTCGTCGTCCGGGGCGAGGGCGCCGGACACATCGGTGGTTGGGAGGATGCCGTCGCCGTCTCCCAGCACGCCGCGCTGCTCGGCGCACCGATCCTGCTGAGCCGGCAGGGCGACCTGCCCGCCGAGACCGACGCGGCGCTGGCTGCGGACGCGCCGGACACGATCACCATCGTCGGCGGCGAGGCTGCCGTGAGCCGGGCCGTCTCCGACCAGCTGTGGGCGCGTGGTGACGTCTCCCGACTCGACGGCGTGTCGCGATACCACACGTCGCTGTCGGTCGCTGACGCGACCGAGGCCGCCGGTGCCGACCTGTCCACCGTGTGGTTGGTCAACGGCGCCAACTGGCAGGACGCACTGGTCGCCGGCGCGACCGCCGGCACGCTCGGCGGCGTGCTGCTCTACGTCAACCCCCACGTCTGGTCGACGTCGGTCGGTCGTGACTGGATCCTGGCCCGCACCGGACACCTCGACCAGGTCAACATCGTGGGCGAGCGAGGCCAGCTGCCCACCGAGGTGGACTTCGAGCTCACCGACCTGGCAACCCCCCACGCACCATGGTCGCCGCCGGCCGGGGTTCGCATCACCCCCGGCGCCAACGCGCAGGCCATCGTCGACGCCAACCCCCCGGGAACCACCTACGTCTTCACCGCCGGCGAGCACCGCCTGACGCAGGTCGAGCCGAAGGACGGCGACCGGTTCACCGGCGAGACGGGAGCCGTGCTGCTCGGCGCGATCGACATCGACACCAGCCAGGCCTATCAGGACGGCGACGGGCGCTGGGTCGTGCCGGGCGTGACGTTCGAGCCGCCGCCCCCCGCGGCGATCGCCGAGGCCGAGGAGGGCCGTGAGGGCGAGCTCATCCAGACCGACCTCTTCGCTGGGCGCACTCGCCTCGCGCACACCGGCCAGCGGGGGTCACTGACACTGCCCGACCAGTGGCACCTCGACACCGCCAACGACGTGATCGTGCTCGGCCAGGATCCCGCCACGCTCGGACAGCTCCAGCTGTCGGTCGCCCCCTGGGCGTTCTGGTCCACGGCCCGCGACGTCGAGATCGACCACCTCGAGATCCGCCGGTACGCCACGGCAGCCAAGGTCGGGGCCATCGACGCCCACAACGGCTGGGCGTGGAACATCCATCACGTCACGGTCATGGAGTCCAAGTCCGCTGGTGTCCGCACCGGCGCAGGGACGCGGGTGGCCGACTCCCGGCTGGCGCACAACGGCCAGATCGGCATCACGGGCGGCGACCACCTGCCCGACGGCTCCCAGGCCCCCGTGGTGCTGGAGGGCAACGAGTTCGCCTTCAACGGCGAGGTCGGCTACCGGTGGGACTGGGAGGCCGGCGGCGCCAAGATGACCAACACCGTCAACAGCGTCTTCCTGCAGAACTGGGCCCACCACAACCGTGGTCCCGGCCTGTGGTGCGACCTGGACTGCAACAACCCGCACTGGGTCTCCAACCTGACCGAACACAACGAGTTCGCCGGCATCCTCGTCGAGGAGACGGTGACCGCACTGGTCGACTCCAACGTCTCCCGCGCCAACGGTGCCTTCGCGTTCGGTGACCTCGGCGGCGGCATCTGGGTGTCCAACTCACCGGACACCGAGGTTCGCTCCAACGTCCTGGAGAGCAACCGGTTCCCGATCATGGCCAACCACAACGGGATCCCGAGCGGCGAGTTCGGCGTGCTGGAGATCGCGGACCTGTACGTGCACAGCAACGACATCCGGATCGACGCCTACCTCCCCGGCCTTCGGGTCACCACCAACGAACCGGAGCGCTACGAGCGAGACGACCTGGTGTGGGAGTCCAACGTCTACCGGCTGCGCGAGGATCGTGCGGAGCACTTCTGGTGGGGACGGAAGGTCACCGTTCCGGAGTGGACCGGTCAGCTCAGGTTCGACACCGACGGTCGGTTCCTCCCCGTGGACGCCACCGCGATGGCCCCACCGGCGCCGTTCCGGACCCGCCCCTACGGCAGCGGGTAA
- a CDS encoding right-handed parallel beta-helix repeat-containing protein — translation MATSTDRRSTGIVALLVLLIVAFAAPAASAQEYYGRRGSTAAAPADAPQAPAAPPARTGDEVVLEVGTDFASTIAQHPAGTHFRIAAGRHVAQTITPRDGDTYTGDAGAIMTGTVTLPADAFSKQGNVWVAGGQTAEAFVFDGGFHGSTEDGFARDAANNDLWAGDTRLQHVNSRGEVDSAGEWFFDYAADQVVVGTDPASTPLSLSVPWHAFRSDADNVTIQHITVLRYGSYAQHGAIHTQGNGWTVRHVTVAENHGAGITLGPGATLTDSLITRNGQIGVTAWHGEGIVVERNEISYNRTLQYHWGWEGGGTKFKETTGMVFTNNYVHHNFGPGVWFDIDNRDSVITSNLVSDNLIGVMVEISYGATIADNRVTRNGADGWGDIGSGLWVSNSSDVEVMHNDFSDNRLEILATHYERGAGAYGRYETTGLSVHHNAVTLGGTKPTGLRVYTGEDEFYTQRGNTFQDNTYRQVDSGAAFWWNGDHDFSSWQSMGFDVNASFAGASSTGGNPIRTPYQAVGYGHAA, via the coding sequence ATGGCAACTTCTACCGACCGTCGCAGCACCGGGATCGTCGCGCTCCTCGTCCTCCTCATCGTCGCCTTCGCCGCTCCCGCGGCCAGCGCGCAGGAGTACTACGGCCGCCGTGGAAGCACTGCCGCTGCCCCCGCCGACGCCCCGCAGGCGCCCGCCGCCCCGCCGGCCCGCACCGGCGACGAGGTCGTCCTCGAGGTCGGCACCGACTTCGCCTCGACGATCGCCCAGCACCCCGCCGGCACCCACTTCCGCATCGCCGCCGGCCGCCACGTCGCCCAGACGATCACCCCCCGCGACGGCGACACCTACACCGGTGACGCCGGCGCCATCATGACCGGCACCGTCACCCTCCCCGCCGACGCCTTCAGCAAGCAGGGCAACGTGTGGGTCGCCGGGGGCCAGACCGCCGAGGCGTTCGTCTTCGACGGCGGCTTCCACGGCAGCACCGAGGACGGGTTCGCCCGCGACGCGGCCAACAACGACCTCTGGGCCGGGGACACCCGCCTGCAGCACGTCAACAGCCGTGGCGAGGTCGACTCGGCCGGCGAGTGGTTCTTCGACTACGCCGCCGACCAGGTCGTCGTCGGCACCGACCCGGCCTCCACGCCCCTGTCCCTGTCGGTCCCGTGGCACGCGTTCCGCTCCGACGCCGACAACGTCACCATCCAGCACATCACCGTCCTTCGCTACGGCTCCTACGCCCAGCACGGCGCCATCCACACCCAGGGCAACGGATGGACGGTCCGCCACGTCACCGTCGCGGAGAACCACGGCGCCGGCATCACCCTCGGCCCCGGCGCCACCCTCACCGACTCGCTGATCACCCGCAACGGCCAGATCGGCGTCACCGCCTGGCACGGCGAGGGCATCGTGGTCGAGCGCAACGAGATCTCCTACAACCGCACCCTGCAGTACCACTGGGGCTGGGAGGGCGGCGGCACGAAGTTCAAGGAGACCACCGGCATGGTGTTCACCAACAACTACGTGCACCACAACTTCGGCCCCGGGGTGTGGTTCGACATCGACAACCGCGACTCGGTCATCACCTCCAACCTCGTCTCGGACAACCTGATCGGTGTCATGGTCGAGATCTCCTACGGCGCGACCATCGCCGACAACCGCGTCACCCGCAACGGGGCGGACGGCTGGGGCGACATCGGGTCCGGCCTGTGGGTCTCCAACTCCTCCGACGTCGAGGTCATGCACAACGACTTCTCCGACAACCGCCTGGAGATCCTCGCCACCCACTACGAGCGCGGGGCCGGCGCGTACGGCCGCTACGAGACCACCGGGCTGAGCGTCCACCACAACGCCGTCACGCTCGGCGGCACCAAGCCGACCGGCCTCCGTGTCTACACCGGCGAGGACGAGTTCTACACCCAGCGCGGCAACACCTTCCAGGACAACACCTACCGCCAGGTCGACAGCGGCGCGGCGTTCTGGTGGAACGGCGACCACGACTTCTCCTCCTGGCAGTCGATGGGCTTCGACGTCAACGCCAGCTTCGCGGGTGCCTCCAGCACCGGCGGCAACCCCATCCGCACCCCCTACCAGGCGGTCGGGTACGGGCACGCTGCGTAG
- a CDS encoding glycosyltransferase family 2 protein, protein MPDAPAAPPVRLAVVMTVFNRAELTLRCLEGLHAQHALDRVDLDVVMVDDGSTDGTAARVADAFPSVRILRGDGQRFWNGGMRMAWADALSRDPDVTLWLNDDTILYPSALGTLLDTLESTGGVPVAGAEVIVAGATVDPEDGQVNYSGVTQHPTRRLRFDVIEPDGRPQRADTMNGNAVLVPRAVVSRLGTLARAYTHSMGDYDYGLRARLAGIPIWVTPEVVGDCPSNPGFVPSGDVAADLERLRGTKHLPTDEWQTFAKRWAGPAWPAYWVSPYVRRTVAVLRAAVGGGD, encoded by the coding sequence ATGCCCGATGCCCCTGCTGCACCGCCGGTTCGCCTGGCGGTGGTCATGACCGTCTTCAACCGTGCGGAGCTCACGCTGCGCTGTCTCGAGGGCCTGCACGCCCAGCACGCCCTGGATCGCGTCGACCTCGACGTCGTGATGGTCGACGACGGCAGCACCGACGGGACCGCAGCGCGTGTCGCCGACGCCTTCCCCTCGGTTCGGATCCTGCGTGGGGACGGCCAGCGGTTCTGGAACGGTGGCATGCGGATGGCCTGGGCGGACGCCCTGTCGCGCGATCCCGACGTCACCCTGTGGCTCAACGACGACACCATCCTGTACCCCTCGGCCCTGGGCACGCTCCTGGACACCCTGGAGTCGACCGGGGGTGTCCCCGTCGCCGGGGCGGAGGTCATCGTCGCCGGCGCCACCGTCGACCCGGAGGACGGGCAGGTCAACTACAGCGGGGTCACCCAGCACCCGACCAGGCGCCTGCGCTTCGACGTGATCGAGCCAGACGGCCGCCCGCAGCGGGCCGATACCATGAACGGCAACGCGGTGCTGGTCCCACGGGCCGTGGTGTCACGCCTCGGTACCCTGGCCCGCGCCTACACCCACTCGATGGGGGACTACGACTACGGCCTCCGTGCACGGCTGGCCGGGATCCCGATCTGGGTCACGCCGGAGGTGGTGGGCGACTGTCCCTCCAACCCGGGGTTCGTCCCCTCGGGTGACGTCGCCGCGGACCTCGAACGGCTGCGGGGAACCAAGCACCTGCCCACCGACGAGTGGCAGACGTTCGCCAAGCGATGGGCAGGGCCCGCGTGGCCTGCCTACTGGGTGTCTCCCTACGTCCGCCGGACCGTGGCCGTCCTGCGCGCGGCCGTCGGCGGCGGCGACTGA
- a CDS encoding glycosyltransferase family 4 protein, which translates to MSRQPRIALVVPTVELGAYWKPVLDDLAGRCEETRLFTAMPWRGIRDEELHPAGRVTVVGEKRRVTTSGDSDSDYGGGVMVLSPGIAAELCRFRPDVVITSGFSLWTMIALALRPLARWRVVLLWEGSSPRVDFRDDPRRTAQRRRVALAADAIVTNSPGGRDYLQEHLRIPAGEVEQVPYMVPDPSTLAGGTPPPAAPEGTVTLLSVGRWEPRKGVLTLLEVVAGLDAELRRRVRVRLVGAGPQADAIEQLIADEGMEDLVELVGWVPYEELGAHLAAADLLAFMTHEDTWGMVALEAMAVGTAVLCSRWAGAHALVDPALVVDPHDVDATRATLAGLLADPARISELGARAEERMAGHRPSMAAARLFGAARRAAAG; encoded by the coding sequence GTGAGCCGGCAGCCCCGGATCGCGCTGGTCGTGCCGACCGTCGAGCTCGGCGCCTACTGGAAGCCGGTCCTCGACGACCTCGCCGGCCGTTGCGAGGAGACTCGGCTGTTCACCGCCATGCCGTGGCGTGGTATCCGCGACGAGGAGCTCCACCCGGCCGGTCGCGTGACGGTCGTCGGCGAGAAGCGCCGGGTCACCACATCCGGCGACAGCGACTCCGACTACGGCGGCGGGGTCATGGTCCTGTCCCCCGGCATCGCCGCGGAGCTGTGTAGGTTCCGGCCCGACGTGGTCATCACGAGCGGCTTCTCGCTCTGGACGATGATCGCGCTCGCCCTGCGGCCGCTCGCGCGCTGGCGGGTGGTGCTGCTGTGGGAGGGGTCCTCCCCCAGGGTGGACTTCCGCGACGATCCCCGCCGAACGGCGCAGCGACGCCGCGTCGCGCTGGCCGCCGACGCGATCGTGACCAACTCCCCCGGCGGGCGCGACTACCTGCAGGAGCACCTGCGCATCCCTGCCGGCGAGGTCGAGCAGGTCCCCTACATGGTCCCGGACCCCTCGACCCTGGCGGGGGGAACCCCGCCACCCGCCGCTCCTGAGGGCACGGTCACGCTGCTCAGCGTCGGCCGGTGGGAGCCACGCAAGGGTGTCCTGACCCTGCTGGAGGTCGTGGCGGGCCTGGACGCGGAGCTGCGGCGGCGGGTCCGCGTCCGGTTGGTCGGGGCGGGCCCACAGGCCGACGCCATCGAACAGCTGATCGCCGACGAGGGCATGGAGGACCTGGTGGAGCTCGTCGGCTGGGTGCCCTACGAGGAGCTGGGCGCCCACCTGGCGGCCGCCGACCTGCTGGCCTTCATGACCCACGAGGACACCTGGGGCATGGTGGCCCTCGAGGCCATGGCGGTGGGCACGGCCGTGCTGTGCTCGCGATGGGCAGGCGCGCACGCGCTGGTGGATCCGGCGCTGGTGGTGGACCCCCACGACGTCGACGCGACGAGGGCGACGCTCGCCGGACTACTGGCGGACCCGGCACGCATCAGCGAGCTCGGGGCCCGCGCCGAGGAGCGGATGGCCGGCCACCGACCGTCGATGGCGGCGGCACGCCTGTTCGGGGCAGCTCGGCGGGCTGCTGCTGGCTAG
- a CDS encoding PIG-L deacetylase family protein, producing MLAHHLPALDRPDAVLLAVGAHADDIEIGAGGTILRVLGQHPGTLAVRWVVLSATPDRAEEARASAAAFCSDARSVDVTVLDLPDGRFPAHWGAVKQSLQDLAADVDPDLILATRPGDAHQDHDTVATLLPTAFRDHAIWGYEIPKYDGDTIQPSLYVPLDDELVDRKIALLHEHFPSQAGRDWWDDALFRALPRLRGVECRARWAEAFVTAKVVVHP from the coding sequence GTGCTTGCCCATCACCTCCCCGCCCTCGACCGTCCCGACGCCGTGCTCCTGGCCGTGGGTGCCCACGCCGACGACATCGAGATCGGGGCGGGCGGCACGATCCTGCGTGTCCTCGGCCAGCACCCCGGCACCCTCGCGGTCCGATGGGTCGTCCTCAGCGCCACCCCGGACCGTGCCGAGGAAGCTCGAGCGTCGGCGGCGGCGTTCTGCAGCGACGCACGATCGGTCGACGTGACGGTGCTCGACCTGCCCGACGGCCGCTTCCCCGCCCACTGGGGGGCCGTCAAGCAGTCGTTGCAGGACCTCGCGGCAGACGTCGACCCCGATCTGATCCTCGCCACCCGCCCCGGTGACGCCCATCAGGACCACGACACCGTCGCCACGCTGCTGCCCACCGCGTTCCGCGACCACGCCATCTGGGGCTACGAGATCCCCAAGTACGACGGCGACACGATCCAGCCCAGCCTCTACGTGCCGCTGGACGACGAGCTCGTGGACCGCAAGATCGCGCTGCTCCACGAACACTTCCCCTCACAGGCCGGGCGGGACTGGTGGGACGACGCACTGTTCCGTGCGCTGCCCCGGCTGCGGGGCGTGGAGTGTCGTGCGCGGTGGGCCGAGGCGTTCGTGACGGCCAAGGTGGTCGTGCACCCGTGA
- a CDS encoding class I SAM-dependent methyltransferase translates to MNTAWTSPSSVTQSCRSCGDRLEQVLVDLGMSPLCQTVIRPEAAEVGEVFYPLRAMVCQTCWLVQVGDYVAPQQIFDDTYPYFASYSDSWLAHARAYVEAMVERLGLDADSRVVEVGSNDGYMLQYMVQRGIPSLGVDPTANTAAAAREKGVDTRVDFFGLSVARELVADGWQADLVAGKNVMAQVPDLRDFVAGLAHLVAPTGTVTIEFPHLMTMIDGREFDTIYHEHFSYFSLVAVQDVYARHGLTVTDVEELPTHGGSLRVYAQRTDGNPVVAPSVDALLARERAAGVDTPAYYEGYADAVAKVRHDLVSFLEQARQDGLHVVGYGAPGKGNTLLNHAAIRSDLLNYLVDRSPAKHGHLAPGSRIPILHPDVLAETRPDVILVMPWNLREEISAQLEYTREWGARLMVAIPELTTL, encoded by the coding sequence GTGAACACCGCCTGGACCTCCCCTTCCTCCGTGACCCAGTCCTGCCGTTCCTGCGGGGACCGCCTCGAGCAGGTGCTCGTCGACCTCGGCATGTCGCCGCTGTGCCAGACGGTCATCCGTCCCGAGGCCGCCGAGGTCGGGGAGGTCTTCTATCCGCTGCGGGCCATGGTCTGCCAGACCTGTTGGCTGGTGCAGGTCGGGGACTACGTCGCCCCCCAGCAGATCTTCGACGACACCTATCCCTACTTCGCCAGCTACTCCGACAGCTGGCTGGCCCATGCTCGCGCCTACGTCGAGGCGATGGTTGAGCGGTTGGGCCTGGACGCCGACAGCCGGGTCGTGGAGGTCGGCTCCAACGACGGGTACATGCTGCAGTACATGGTCCAGCGGGGGATCCCCAGCCTCGGCGTGGACCCCACGGCCAACACCGCCGCGGCGGCCAGGGAGAAGGGCGTCGACACCCGCGTCGACTTCTTCGGCCTCTCGGTGGCCCGTGAGCTCGTCGCCGACGGATGGCAGGCCGACCTGGTCGCTGGGAAGAACGTCATGGCGCAGGTGCCCGACCTGCGTGACTTCGTCGCCGGCCTGGCCCATCTCGTCGCGCCCACCGGCACCGTCACCATCGAGTTCCCCCACCTGATGACCATGATCGACGGGCGCGAGTTCGACACGATCTACCACGAGCACTTCAGCTACTTCTCCCTCGTGGCCGTGCAGGACGTGTACGCCCGGCACGGCCTCACCGTCACCGACGTCGAGGAGCTGCCGACGCACGGCGGGTCCCTTCGCGTGTACGCCCAGCGCACCGACGGCAACCCGGTGGTCGCCCCGAGCGTCGACGCGCTGCTGGCGCGGGAACGAGCGGCTGGGGTCGACACCCCCGCCTACTACGAGGGATACGCCGACGCGGTGGCCAAGGTCCGCCACGACCTTGTGTCCTTCCTCGAGCAGGCCCGACAGGACGGCCTGCACGTGGTCGGGTACGGCGCGCCGGGCAAGGGCAACACGCTGCTCAACCACGCCGCGATCCGCAGCGACCTGCTCAACTACCTCGTCGACCGCAGCCCGGCCAAGCACGGGCACCTGGCACCCGGCTCGAGGATCCCCATCCTCCACCCCGACGTGCTGGCCGAGACACGACCCGACGTGATCCTCGTCATGCCGTGGAACCTCCGGGAGGAGATCAGCGCACAGCTGGAGTACACCCGCGAGTGGGGAGCCCGCCTGATGGTGGCCATCCCCGAGCTCACCACGCTGTGA